The proteins below come from a single Ictalurus punctatus breed USDA103 chromosome 29, Coco_2.0, whole genome shotgun sequence genomic window:
- the chrna6 gene encoding neuronal acetylcholine receptor subunit alpha-6 isoform X2, with protein METNLWLRHIWNDYKLKWSPAEFDGIEYIRVPSNKIWRPDIVLYNNAVGDFLVEDKTKALLKYDGTITWVPPAIFKSSCPMDITYFPFDYQNCSMKFGSWTYDKAKIDLVLIGSRVNVKDFWESGEWEIIDAPGYKHDIKYNCCEEIYTDITYSFYIRRLPLFYTINLIIPCLLISFLTVLVFYLPSDCGEKVTLCISVLLSLTVFLLVITETIPSTSLVIPLIGEYLLFTMIFVTLSIVITVFVLNVHYRTPTTHAMPSWVRTVFLRALPRVMLMRRPMDQSESSGKAGLPEGSSADGDGKKRKNSCSNCLEFGEGKAREGEVKKGACPRHPTKEPAEGDCGKPSRQLSAVNTVVAFSVVSPEIKQAIESVKYIAENMRSRNKAKEVEDDWKYVAMVIDRIFLWVFVLVCVLGTMGLFLQPLISFFA; from the exons ATATGGAACGACTACAAACTGAAATGGTCTCCGGCAGAATTTGACGGCATCGAGTACATCAGGGTTCCATCCAATAAGATCTGGAGGCCTGACATTGTGCTCTACAACAA TGCTGTGGGTGACTTCTTGGTGGAAGACAAGACTAAAGCTCTGCTGAAGTACGATGGCACCATCACCTGGGTCCCTCCAGCCATCTTCAAGTCCTCCTGCCCGATGGACATCACCTACTTCCCGTTTGACTACCAGAACTGCTCGATGAAGTTCGGTTCGTGGACGTACGACAAGGCCAAGATCGACCTGGTGCTGATTGGCTCCAGGGTCAACGTCAAGGACTTCTGGGAGAGCGGCGAGTGGGAGATCATCGACGCGCCAGGCTACAAGCACGACATCAAGTACAACTGCTGTGAGGAGATCTACACGGACATCACGTACAGCTTCTACATCCGCCGCCTGCCTCTGTTCTACACCATCAACCTCATCATCCCGTGCCTCCTCATCTCTTTCTTGACCGTCCTCGTCTTTTATCTTCCGTCGGATTGTGGCGAGAAAGTGACGCTCTGCATTTCCGTCCTCCTCTCCCTCACCGTCTTCCTCCTGGTCATCACCGAGACCATCCCTTCCACTTCTCTCGTCATCCCCCTGATCGGCGAGTACCTGCTCTTCACCATGATCTTCGTCACGCTCTCCATCGTCATCACCGTCTTCGTGCTCAACGTGCACTACCGCACTCCCACCACGCACGCCATGCCTTCCTGGGTGCGAACCGTCTTCCTGCGTGCCCTGCCCAGAGTTATGCTGATGAGACGTCCCATGGACCAGTCGGAATCCTCCGGAAAAGCCGGTTTGCCCGAGGGATCGTCTGCGGATGGGGACGGGAAGAAACGGAAGAACAGTTGCAGCAACTGTTTGGAGTTCGGCGAGGGGAAAGCGAGGGAGGGGGAGGTGAAGAAAGGGGCGTGTCCGCGCCATCCGACGAAAGAGCCCGCCGAAGGGGATTGTGGGAAACCGAGTCGGCAGCTGAGCGCCGTTAACACCGTGGTGGCGTTTTCGGTAGTGTCGCCTGAAATCAAGCAGGCCATCGAGAGCGTCAAGTACATCGCAGAGAACATGAGGAGCCGCAACAAGGCGAAAGAG GTGGAGGATGATTGGAAGTACGTTGCCATGGTAATCGACCGAATCTTCCTGTGGGTGTTCGTGCTGGTGTGTGTTCTCGGAACAATGGGACTCTTCCTCCAGCCTCTCATCAGTTTCTTCGCATGA